The following coding sequences lie in one Xyrauchen texanus isolate HMW12.3.18 chromosome 25, RBS_HiC_50CHRs, whole genome shotgun sequence genomic window:
- the LOC127618409 gene encoding rho-related GTP-binding protein Rho6-like, translating to MKERRNAQPLVVRCKLVLVGDVQCGKTAMLQVLAKDCYPETYVPTVFENYTACLELDEQRVELSLWDTSGSPYYDNVRPLCYSDSDAVLLCFDISRPDIFDSGLKKWRTEILDFCPSTRILLIGCKTDLRTDVCTLMELSNQKQTPITHEQGTAMAKQLGAEAYLECSAFTSEKSIHSVFRTAALACINKLQPLAKPSPNRRLSKRLLHLPSKSELLSSTFKKEKSKSCSVM from the exons ATGAAAGAGAGGAGAAATGCACAGCCACTGGTGGTCAGATGTAAACTGGTGCTTGTTGGGGATGTTCAATGCGGGAAAACTGCGATGTTACAGGTCTTGGCGAAGGATTGTTATCCAGAG ACATACGTGCCCACAGTGTTTGAGAACTACACAGCCTGTCTAGAGCTTGATGAACAGCGTGTAGAACTGAGTTTATGGGATACATCAG GATCTCCATACTATGATAACGTGAGGCCCCTCTGCTACAGTGACTCTGATGCAGTGCTCCTCTGTTTCGACATCAGTCGCCCAGATATATTTGACAGTGGACTTAAGAAG TGGAGGACTGAGATCCTTGATTTCTGCCCCAGCACCCGTATTCTTCTGATTGGTTGCAAGACAGACCTTCGCACGGATGTCTGCACACTGATGGAGCTGTCCAATCAGAAACAAACACCCATCACTCATGAGCAG GGTACTGCCATGGCCAAACAGTTGGGCGCAGAGGCTTATTTGGAGTGTTCAGCCTTCACTTCTGAGAAGAGCATCCACAGTGTGTTCCGCACAGCTGCACTGGCTTGCATCAACAAGCTGCAGCCATTGGCCAAGCCAAGCCCAAACCGGCGGCTATCTAAACGCCTGCTTCACCTGCCCAGCAAGTCCGAGCTCCTCTCCTCCACCTTCAAGAAGGAAAAATCTAAGAGTTGCTCTGTAATGTGA